The window ATTGATGCATCACAAGGAACTGTATCGCCTAAAATAGCCAGTTTCCGACCTTTCTTTACTGCTCCCCAATACTGGCGGCCATCAATAACACGACCATCATCAAGTTGCACTATTTGCCCTAACTTCAATTTGGCATAATGTGGACCAAATAAAATACCGTCTGCATTCAATTTTTCAATATCGAGTCGAGGAGACTTATCCTTTTCAACGATTCGATAACCAAAACAAAGCACTCGATGAGATAAAGCCTCACAAGTGACGATAAAAGTCTGATCATCCACTAAAGTCATTGGATGTTCAATCTCGACAATGTCAAGTTTATAAGTTAACCAGGAGGAACTGATATCAATGACAGTTTCAATAAATTGTTTTATGCCCTTTGGCCCATATAAAGTCAATGGTGACATATTTTGCATTAAGGAGCGTGTTGTCAATAACCCCGGTAAACCAAATAGGTGATCGCCGTGTAAATGTGTAATAAATATTTTTTCTAACTTCGCCAAGCTTAATTTAGCTTTTAACATTTGGTGTTGAGTCGCTTCGCCACAGTCAAATAACCATAACGTATTACGCTCTTTAATAAGATCTAATAGCAAGGCTGACACATTACGTTCAACTGTTACAGTGCCAGCACTTGTACCTAAAAAAATTAATTTCATTGTCTTAACTATATATTCTTACGCTCAATCGTTTGTTCACCCCAGAACAATTTATCAGCCTTAGTTTTAGCAAATGCCAACGATAACACTTCGTCACTACCTTCTTGCCAAATTTGCTCAGCAAGGGCTTCATCATGGTTAGCTAATTCAAAAATTG is drawn from Orbaceae bacterium BiB and contains these coding sequences:
- the rnz gene encoding ribonuclease Z, yielding MKLIFLGTSAGTVTVERNVSALLLDLIKERNTLWLFDCGEATQHQMLKAKLSLAKLEKIFITHLHGDHLFGLPGLLTTRSLMQNMSPLTLYGPKGIKQFIETVIDISSSWLTYKLDIVEIEHPMTLVDDQTFIVTCEALSHRVLCFGYRIVEKDKSPRLDIEKLNADGILFGPHYAKLKLGQIVQLDDGRVIDGRQYWGAVKKGRKLAILGDTVPCDASIILAKHVDVLVHEATQKHDLVQKANERGHSTTVQAAEIALKSQVKKLIITHISPRYCLENNQSIVDECRKIFVNTEIASDFSEFEIE
- a CDS encoding YccJ family protein, producing MNSIKKELHEIKAWASVRQTSIEIAEAIFELANHDEALAEQIWQEGSDEVLSLAFAKTKADKLFWGEQTIERKNI